One Persicobacter psychrovividus DNA window includes the following coding sequences:
- the purB gene encoding adenylosuccinate lyase — protein sequence MKLNRLTAVSPIDGRYGAQSAPLSPYFSELGLIYYRVRVEVEYFIALCEYPLPQLEGVDAKMYDSLREIYQNFTEEDAQGIKEIEKTTNHDVKAVEYFIKGKFDELGLSEYKEFIHFGLTSQDVNNTSIPLSLKEAMEQQVLPLMDEVLALIVEKSKEWESVSMLAKTHGQPASPTRLGKEIEVFSERITRQMVLLEQVPFAAKFGGATGNFNAHNVAYPNIHWKSFGDQFVSDYLGLVRSHPTTQIEHYDHLAAYFDGLKRIDTILIDFARDIWQYVSMGYFKQKIKAGEVGSSAMPHKVNPIDFENAEGNLGIANAVFEHLSAKLPISRLQRDLTDSTVLRNIGVPIGHMVIALNSLKKGINKLELNEAVIRKDLEENWAVVAEAIQTILRREAYPNPYEALKALTRTNEGITADSIGSFINELEVSDAIKEELRAITPWNYTGI from the coding sequence ATGAAATTGAATCGTCTTACAGCTGTTTCTCCAATTGATGGCCGTTATGGAGCCCAATCAGCGCCATTATCACCTTATTTTTCTGAATTAGGCTTGATTTATTACCGAGTTCGTGTGGAGGTCGAGTACTTCATTGCCTTATGTGAATACCCACTTCCACAGCTTGAGGGCGTGGATGCCAAAATGTATGATTCATTGCGTGAAATTTATCAGAATTTCACTGAAGAAGACGCGCAAGGGATTAAAGAAATTGAGAAAACCACGAATCACGATGTGAAGGCGGTTGAGTATTTTATCAAAGGTAAATTTGATGAATTGGGTTTGTCGGAGTACAAAGAGTTTATCCATTTTGGTTTAACTTCTCAGGATGTTAACAACACCTCAATTCCTTTGTCTTTGAAAGAAGCGATGGAGCAGCAAGTGTTGCCTTTAATGGATGAGGTACTGGCTTTGATTGTTGAGAAGTCCAAAGAATGGGAATCGGTGTCAATGTTGGCTAAAACACATGGGCAACCAGCCTCTCCGACTCGTTTGGGGAAAGAGATTGAAGTATTTTCTGAGCGTATTACCCGCCAGATGGTGCTATTGGAACAAGTGCCTTTCGCAGCCAAATTTGGTGGCGCAACGGGTAACTTCAATGCCCACAATGTTGCTTATCCAAATATTCACTGGAAGTCTTTCGGAGATCAGTTTGTGTCTGATTACCTTGGATTAGTCCGTAGTCACCCAACAACTCAGATCGAGCATTACGATCACCTTGCGGCTTATTTCGATGGCCTCAAGCGTATCGATACCATCCTGATTGACTTCGCAAGAGATATCTGGCAATATGTGTCAATGGGGTATTTCAAGCAAAAAATCAAAGCTGGTGAAGTCGGTTCTTCAGCGATGCCTCATAAGGTTAATCCTATTGATTTTGAAAATGCAGAAGGAAACTTGGGCATTGCCAATGCTGTTTTTGAGCACCTTTCGGCGAAATTGCCTATCTCACGTTTGCAGCGTGACCTTACGGATTCTACCGTATTGAGAAACATTGGTGTACCTATCGGGCACATGGTGATTGCATTGAACTCTTTGAAAAAGGGGATCAACAAACTGGAGTTGAACGAAGCGGTTATCCGTAAGGATCTGGAAGAAAACTGGGCTGTTGTGGCGGAAGCTATCCAGACGATATTGCGCCGTGAGGCTTACCCAAATCCATACGAGGCACTGAAAGCACTTACGCGTACCAACGAAGGGATCACAGCAGATTCTATCGGCAGCTTCATTAATGAATTGGAGGTATCTGATGCCATTAAAGAAGAATTGCGTGCTATCACACCTTGGAACTACACAGGAATTTAA
- the pepE gene encoding dipeptidase PepE: MMMENQNLLLISNSTMPTEAYLGYCKQNIATFLGEVKEVLFVPYAGVTFSYDDYAKSVADALSPLGIKVTGIHTVEDKQKAVAEAASIMVGGGNTFELLHQLYENGLVDLINEKVSKGTPYIGWSAGSNMACPTIKTTNDMPITMPKSFDALNLIPFQINPHYTEERIPNHGGETRPLRIEEFLTKNTDMAVLGLPEGCMLEIHGKSMKYIGGHAGKLFINAKENKTIDENSDLSYLLG, from the coding sequence ATGATGATGGAGAACCAAAATTTATTATTGATCAGTAACTCGACCATGCCGACAGAGGCCTACCTGGGTTACTGCAAACAAAATATCGCCACTTTTTTAGGCGAGGTCAAAGAAGTATTGTTCGTACCGTATGCGGGAGTTACTTTTTCTTATGACGACTATGCCAAAAGTGTCGCTGATGCATTGAGCCCGCTGGGGATCAAGGTTACTGGGATTCACACGGTGGAAGACAAGCAAAAGGCCGTCGCTGAGGCTGCTTCCATTATGGTGGGCGGAGGTAACACCTTCGAGCTTCTACACCAACTTTACGAGAATGGACTTGTGGATTTGATCAACGAAAAAGTCAGCAAGGGTACTCCTTATATTGGCTGGAGTGCAGGATCCAATATGGCCTGCCCGACGATCAAAACGACCAACGACATGCCGATTACGATGCCTAAATCCTTCGATGCCCTGAATTTGATCCCTTTCCAGATCAATCCACATTATACCGAAGAGCGCATTCCAAACCACGGTGGCGAGACTCGCCCTTTGCGTATTGAGGAGTTTTTAACCAAGAACACCGACATGGCCGTTTTGGGGCTTCCTGAAGGCTGTATGCTGGAGATTCACGGTAAATCGATGAAATACATCGGTGGCCACGCAGGAAAACTATTCATCAATGCCAAAGAAAATAAAACGATTGACGAAAACAGTGACCTTTCTTACCTTCTGGGCTAA
- a CDS encoding chloramphenicol acetyltransferase — MPEELNIDQWDRKEHFHFFKDFDQPFFGVTTTIDCTTAYQRCKENGHSFFLYYLYQSLKAANQIKPFSYRIHEGKVLVYDQVNASPTINRPNGTFGFAYMDYFPQFDDFLPAAATEIERIQQSTGLAPSVAGENVIHYSAIPWVNFTALSHASNSAFKDSCPKISFGKMSSEKGRKQLPVSIHVHHALMDGYHVGLFVDAFQALMNQP; from the coding sequence ATGCCTGAAGAATTAAACATTGACCAATGGGATCGCAAGGAACATTTTCATTTCTTTAAAGATTTCGACCAGCCGTTTTTTGGCGTTACCACAACAATTGACTGTACCACTGCCTACCAGCGATGTAAGGAAAATGGCCATTCTTTTTTCCTTTATTATCTGTATCAGTCCCTGAAAGCCGCCAACCAGATCAAACCTTTCAGCTACAGGATTCATGAAGGAAAAGTACTTGTCTACGATCAGGTCAATGCCTCGCCGACCATTAATCGTCCCAATGGAACTTTCGGCTTTGCCTATATGGATTATTTCCCTCAGTTTGATGATTTCCTTCCTGCTGCCGCAACCGAGATTGAACGCATTCAGCAAAGCACTGGCCTTGCGCCTTCGGTTGCCGGAGAAAATGTCATTCATTATTCAGCAATTCCGTGGGTGAATTTCACCGCCCTTTCTCATGCTTCAAATTCCGCATTCAAGGACAGTTGCCCAAAAATTTCCTTCGGAAAAATGAGCTCAGAAAAAGGGCGTAAACAGCTGCCCGTTTCCATTCATGTGCACCACGCCCTGATGGATGGTTACCATGTAGGCCTGTTTGTGGATGCTTTTCAGGCACTGATGAATCAGCCATAA